Part of the Bacillus sp. N1-1 genome, ATTGCTTATAGCGAGCAGGGGTATCGCGTTATCCTTGCTGATGTAAATGAAGAAGGTTGCAAAGAAACGAAACGTTTAATCAAAGAAGATGCGACAGATATTATCCTTACAGACGTAAGTCAGCCAGAGGCGATCACCCGTCTTTTTCATAAAGTAGAAGAGAAATATGGACGTTTAGACATTTTAATTAACAACGCAGGCTTATCAGAATTTAAGAAAATGGATGAGCTAACCGTGAACGAATGGGACAAGGTTATGAACACAAATTTAAGAAGCGTTTTTCTTGGATCACGTGCAGCGGCAGCTGTAATGAGAAAAAATAACGGGGGATCAATCGTCAACATCGCTTCTACAAGAGCTTCTATGTCAGAACCGAACAGTGAAGCATATGCTGCTACGAAGGGTGGGATCGTAGCGCTCACACACGCGCTTGCCATTTCCCTTGCTGATGACCATATCACCGTCAATTCAATAAGCCCTGGTTGGATTGAAGTGGAGAATTATGATTCTCTGCGTGAGGTGGACCATGAGCAGCACCCGGCAAAAAGAGTGGGGAAACCTTCTGATATTGGACGTGCGTGTCTCTTTCTAACAAATGAAGAGAATAACTTTGTGACTGGTGAGAATCTGGTGGTTGATGGAGGCATGACTCGAAAAATGATTTATGAGCATTAATCGACTTACAGTTAACGGACAATCCCTATTCATGTTACTATAAAAGCAGACCTTCCTTAGAGAAAATTAACAGGGCGAATCATGCTTGAGGGGACGTTTTAAATGGCAAAACATATGGAAATACCTAATTTGTATGAAACAGGAATTGAAGATCTTGTAATTTCAGCAGAAAAAGTGGCGCATGTACAGCTGACGAATCCTTTGGAGCACGCAATGCTTATCTTGATCAAGTCAGGCTATTCATCGATACCCGTGTTAGATACAGAATATCGGTTAAAAGGATTGATCAGTCAGCCGCTTATCCTCGATTCTATCTTAGGGATTGAGCGAATTGAATTTGAAAAGTTAAGTGAATTAGTTGTCCAGGAAGTCATGAATACCGATATACCATGCATTAATGAAAAAGATGGATTTTTTAAAGGTTTAAAGTTAGCGATTGACCACCCGTTTCTCTGTGTTGTCGATGATGAGAACATCTTTAAAGGAATATTGACGAGAAGGGCACTTCTTAAATTCGTTAACCGTTATTTGCATGAATCTTCCGTGCGACAGTCATAATGATTTACCCGGTTCTTTAACCGGGCTTTTTTACATAGGTGGAGTTGAGAAAAATGAAATCGCTAACAAATCAAATATCCTATAGTATTAGAAAAAAAGAAACAAACCGACCACTCGTTCTCGGTGCGATTATTATCGGTATGTTTATGGCGGCGATTGAAGGAACGATTGTTTCCACAGCTATGCCTGGCATTGTAGGGGATCTTGGCGGATTTTCAACATTTAGCTGGGTTTTTTCAGCGTACTTATTAATGTCTGCCATCACCGTGCTAATTTTCGGGAAACTTTCTGATTTATTTGGAAGAAAGCCCGTTTATACGATTGGCGTCGTGATCTTTCTAATCGGGTCACTTTTATGTGGGTTTGCGGAGTCGATGGAAGCGCTTATCCTTTTTAGGCTCATTCAGGGGATTGGGGCAGGGGCCGTTCAACCGATTGCTCTTACGATTGTAGGAGATATGTATACAATGGAGGAAAGAGCGAAAATACAGGGATATCTTGCAAGTGTTTGGGGTATTTCAGCTATAGCAGGACCAGCACTTGGCGGAGTTTTTGTACAATACCTTGATTGGGCGTGGGTTTTTTGGATGAATATCCCGCTTGGTATTTTATCTTTGATTGGCATCGTTCTCTTGCTTCATGAATCAATTGATAAAGAAAGAAAGTCCATTGATTATGCTGGAGCAGCGCTTATACTTGTGTCGATCAGTGCGTTAATGGTCGTGTTAATTGAAGGAGGAGTTCACTGGGCTTGGACATCAGCTCCAACCTTAATTCTCGTCAGTATTTCAATTGTAGCGATGGTTCTGTTTTTTAGAGTAGAACGAAAGGTGAAAGAACCGCTAATGCCACTTGGGATTTGGCGGGACCCTGTTATCGCTATTTCAAATTCCGTTACGTTTACAACAGGGATGATTTTAATTGGAGTTTCGAGTTTTCTTCCGACATTTGTTCAAGGAGTTATGGAAGAGCCCCCTATCATTGCGGGTTTTACCCTTACAACGATGTCGATTGGGTGGCCGATTGCATCAACGATTGCTGGGAAGCTTGTGATCAAAATTGGATTCAGGGTCACTTCAGTGCTTGGAGGTATCGCCCTTATTAGTGGTTCTACCATCTATCTTTTGATGACTCCTGCACTTGGCCCTATTTTTGCAGGAGTTGGTTCGTTTTTCATGGGAGTTGGAATGGGGTTAACCTCTACAACGTTTATCGTAGCCATTCAAAGCGCTGTCTCTTGGAAACAGAGAGGCATTGCAACAGCTTCAAATATGTTTATGAGAACATTAGGAAGTGCAGTGGGTGCAGCATTACTTGGCGGTATTTTAAATAGCCGGCTGCAGAAATACTTAGCAAATCATACTTCAAGTGACGAGGTTAATATCAATACTGCCAATCAGTTACTTGATGAAGCAAAGAGAAAAAGTCTTGACCCAACAGTTCTTGAACTGTTACAAAGTGGATTAACTACCTCATTAAAGTGGGTATACGGGGGAGTAGCTGTCTTCGCACTTATTAGTTTTGTTCTGGTTCTTTTTTTACCCAAAAAAGCGACGAAGTCAACTTCCAAGGAAAAAGAACTTCATCATGAATAAAGTTGAGAAAAAACCCGACTCGGTCAAGAGTCGGGTTTAGCTATACGTGAAATGAACTCAATTCGATTACGGAAAGGATCATAGAAGCTAAAGCGCTGAAAACCTTCGATCGGGATTTCCTCTTGAATCGTAATGTTGCGCTTTTCGAGATACCCTCTTACTTCATTTAGGTTATTAATCTCAAATGCAGGGTGCCTTTTACCCGGGACGATCGTGTCCTCTGTTCCGATATGAAGCTCAATGTTCGCTCCTTTAAGCCAGAAGCCACCATTTTTCTTTAACGCTTCTGGTTTTTCTATTTCTACAAAGCCTAATGTTTCAATATAAAATTGTTTTGCTTTCTCTTCCTTCCCTGTCGGTATGCAAATTTGAACATGGTGAAGGCGTAGATAATCGATAATCATTTCAGCTCACTCCTAAAATTGGGTTTTTATAAGGCTATAGCAAACTTGAAAAATCAAAAGAATCGTCATCGAGCGTAGTAACCAGTTTACTTGACGAAAAGAAAGTTTATTTGCCATTCGAACAGAAAGCTGAGCCCCAGTAATGGAACCAGCTGCAAGAGGAAGGGCGATCGCTATATTGAGATGACCGTTAAGTAAATAGACGATGACGGCTCCGGTACAGCTTAGAAAAGTATTAAATCTTGTTAGTCCAATGGAAGTAAGATAGGCGATTCCGCTTTGACGAAAGAGGTGCATCTGCAGTGTCGCCTGTCCAGGACCAAATGTTCCGTCATACCATCCAATAAGCCCAATGAAAGGCAAAGATTGAACGGGGACCTTATGCGATGAATGAGTTGATTGCTTTTTTTTCATAAAGGATAAAACTAAAGCAAGCACAAGCATTGTTCCAGCGAAAATTTGAAGGGCCTGCTCCGAAAGTAAGGAGGCAAATAGACCACCAAGGACACCACCACATAGCGCAATAGGACCAGTTTTTAGTGCTTCCTTCATTGATAATTCTTTTCGCTTCAATAATACATAAAAGCTAGAGAATGAGCTTAGCATATTGGAAAACTTGTTAGCTGAAATAATGGAATGAATGGGAAGTCCGAGTAACATCATCGAAGGCATGTTAATGAGGCCTCCGCTTCCTGATAATGTGCCGACAAAGGTGGCAATAAGCCCAATGCCAAATAAGAAAAGTGAGTCCATGAATATCATCTCCATATGAAAGATCTCTTTATAGTATAGTCACCTTTCTTCCATAATGAAATTAGATTATAATAATGAATTACGATAAGTTATTCTTATAGTTAAAGCTTATTGGTGAGAAAGGAGAACTTCGATGAGCTCAGAATATCAAGTATTATCGATCCTTGCTGAAGAAGGAAATATGCGAAGAGCCGCTGAAAGATTGTATGTTTCACAACCAGCGTTAAGTCAACGACTTCAATCAATTGAAAAAGCGTGGGGTGTTCCAATTTTTCTTCGATCTCAAAGAGGATTAACGATTACACCAGCGGGAGAGCGTATCATTGCTTTTGCGAATGATACGATTCGTAGAGAAGAAAAAGTGTTTGAGGCGTTGACTGCGTTAAGCTCAGAAGTTCACGGAACGTTAAAATTAGCTGTTGCGTCTATTATTGGACAATATTGGCTTCCGGCAGTGTTAAAGAAGTTTGTTGAACATTATCCAAGCGTAAAAATCTCACTTGTCACCGGATGGAGCAGCGATATTTTACGGTACTTGTATGAAGATGATATTCATATTGGGATCATTCGTGGAAAGCCCGATTGGCGAGGGAGAAGTCAGTACTTGCTTTCAGATGAGCTTTACCTTGTGGATACAGCGATTCAATCGATGGAAGAGTTGAAGGAAACAGAAAAACCGTTTATACAGTTTAAGAGTGATTCGACTTATTTTCAAGAAATACAAGAATGGTGGCAAACTCAGTCATTTGCCCCCCCAAAGAAAACGATCGTCGTAGATCAAATTGAAACGTGTAAGCAAATGGCGTTAAATGGGATCGGCTACGCAATCTTACCTTCGATTAGCATTACAGAGAATGATAAAGAGTATTTTCGCATTCCTCTAAAAGATGGTGAAGGATTGCCATTAAAGAGAGATACGTGGTTATTAACCAATGATACGGCAATGCAATTGAAGCAAGTTCAAAAGTTTGTCGAATTATTAAGTGAGTAGCTTGAAAGATTAGACTTCACGTGATCGATCATGTACGATAAAATGTGTAACATGCTTTGTTTTATAAGCATGATAACAAAGGAGGAATTATCCAATGAAAATGATGGATGCAAACGAAATTATTAGCTTTATTCAAAACAGTGAGAAATCAACTCCTGTGAAAGTACATATTAAAGGAAACCTTGAAGGAATTGACTTTGGTAGCAACACGAAGTCATTCATTACGGGGAATACTGGTGTTCTTTTCGGAGAGTGGAAAGACATTAAAAAGGCGCTTGAGTCTGAAGCTTCAAATATTGAAGATTACGTCGTAGAAAACGATCGTCGTAATTCTGCAATTCCAATGCTTGACCTTAAAGGTATTCAAGCTCGTATTGAGCCTGGTGCTGTTATTCGCGATCAAGTGGAAATTGGAAATAACGCTGTTATCATGATGGGCGCGATGATCAACATCGGTTCCGTTGTAGGTGAAGGAACTATGATCGATATGAACGTGGTTCTTGGTGGACGTGCGACGGTCGGTAAGAACTGTCACATTGGTGCAGGCTCTGTGCTTGCTGGTGTAATTGAGCCACCATCCGCTAGCCCTGTCATTATCGAAGACGATGTTGTTATTGGAGCAAATGCTGTTGTACTTGAAGGTGTAAAAGTAGGAAAAGGATCAGTAGTCGCTGCAGGTGCCATTGTGACAGAAGATGTTCCTGAGTATACACTTGTTGCTGGAACACCAGCACGTGTACTTAAGAAAATTGATGATCAAACTCGTTCGAAGACAGAAATCAAAAAAGAGCTTCGTCAGCTGCAAAACGACTAATTCTGATGGATATTACATCTGTCCGAAGAGATTTACATCGAATTCCTGAACTAGGTTTTAAGGAATTTAAGACGCAGCGTTATTTGCTTCATTTTATTGAAAACTTGCCACAGGACCGTCTCCAGGTGAAAACTTGGAGGACGGGTATCCTTGTGCTAGTTAATGGAGAAAATCCTTCAAAAACAATCGGGTATCGAACCGATATTGACGGACTTCCGATTAAAGAAGAGACAGAGTATGAGTTTCAATCTGAGCATGACGGATACATGCATGCATGTGGACATGATTTTCATATGACAATTGCGCTCTCAATCCTTGAATACTACGCAACTCATCGCTTGAAAGATAATTTGTTATTTGTTTTTCAACCAGCAGAAGAAGGCCCGGGCGGTGCGCTTCCAATGCTTGATAGTGAAGAGTTTAAAGCGTGGAAGCCTGATCAAATGATTGCATTACACATTGCACCTGAGTATCCAGTCGGGACGATCGCAACAAGACCAGGATTGCTTTTTGCGAATACATCTGAGCTGTTTATCGATTTAACTGGTAAAGGTGGGCATGCTGCATACCCGCATCATACGCGTGATATGGTCGTTGCCGCTAGCCATCTTGTCACCCAGTTCCAATCCATTGTAGCGAGGAATGTCGATCCGCTTGACTCAGCTGTTGTCACAGTAGGGAAAATTGACGGTGGTACGAAGCAAAACATCATTGCAGAAAAAGCGCGATTAGAAGGTACAATTCGTACACTTTCGGCTGATTCAATGTCTAAAGTAAAGGACCGCATTGAAGCGATTGTAAGAGGGATTGAGGCATCATTTGAGTGTGAAGCTTCAATTGATTATGGTTCAAACTATTATCAAGTGAACAATACGCCAGAGTTAGTTAAGATGTTTATGGATAAAATGAAGCGTCTTTCTGACGTATCATTAGTGGAATGCCGAGAAGCCATGACTGGTGAAGATTTTGGTTATTTCTTAAAAGAAATTCCTGGATTTATGTTCTGGCTTGGTGTGAATTCTTCATCCGGTCTTCATACATCTACCCTCAAACCCGATGAGTCTGCAATTGAAACTGCGCACCATGCGTTAACATCCTATTTAAATGAAATAGCAAACTAAGTTTGTGAGCCTTCAGGTCTTTATGCCTGAGGGCTTTTGTTGTTTCAAGTGAAAGGCGTATAAAATAACGAACGTTGGTGAACATAAAAGGGTAGCAGTTACATATTAAAAGAGGGAAGGAATGAGTAAAGTGAAACGAATTGCTGTTGAAGACACGCTTTCTGATGTGGCTCAGGCTTTACAAGCAAAAGGATATGAGGTTGTTTCTTTAAAGCAAGAAAGTGATGCAAATGGCTGTGATTGTTGTGTTGTCTCCGGTCAGGATAAAAATGTGATGGGGATGCAGTCGGTTAGTACACAAGGATCAGTGATTAATGCGGATGGCATGACAGCTGATCAAGTATGTCAGCAAGTGGACAGTCGCTACCAATAGAAACACAAAAAAACCCCTAAAGTGAATTAGGGGTTTTTGCTTAGCTGTTTTTTTCTTTTTGTACCCAGTTCCCATTGTCGTTCTTTTCATATTTCTTTTCCACAGCACTCCAAGCGACTTTAAATGCTGTTTTCTCAGAATCATATTGCTCAGAAGCGGAGTTAAATGCTTCTTTAAAAATATCCTGTGCGTGGCTCGGTAAATTATCTTTCACTTGATCTGGCAATTCACTTTTCGAATTGTAAGGCAATTGAATCACGCTCCTTCTGTGTGATATCTTTACCCACCGAAAAACGGAACTAAACTATTGTTCTTTCTTTTCAATGAAAACTTGATGCGGAAATGGAATTTCAATTCCGTTTGCGTCAAGCGCTTCTTTAATTTCTTTACGAAGCTGGCGCTCGACACCCCATTGCTCCATGTTTTGCGTTCGGCACAATATACGAAGTACAACATCGGATGAACCAAGACTTTGAACGCCAAGGACATCAGGTCCTTCTACAACAGCTTCATTGGTCGCAGCAACATTATCACATACTTTCTGAATCACGCGAATGGCTTCGTCAATGTTATCATCATAGGAGATCCCAATATCGACAAGAGCACGCATGTTACCACGTGAATGGTTGCTTAGTGAGCTAATCTCACGGTTTGGTACGTAGTTCAATGTTCCATCAAAGGAACGGATATGGGTGGTACGAAGTCCGACTTCCTCTACAATTCCACCGAAACCGCCTGCAGTGACGTAATCCCCAACATCCATTTGCTTCTCAAGAAGAATGAAGAAACCTGTTACAACGTCACTTACAAGGCCTTGAGCACCAAAGCCGACGGCAAGCCCTATAATACCTGCACCAGCGATTAACGCTTTAATATCAAAACCGAATGTTTCGAAAATAATAGCAACAGCCATAAAGAGGAGAACGTACGTAAAGATGCTTTTTGATAAATTTTTCAGCGTATTCGCTCTTCCAGGACTCATGTTTTGTTTCTCAGATACTTGAGTAAAGGTTCTTTCAATAAATCGGTTTCCGATTGCTTTTACGATGGCGTAAATGATTAAGATCGCAATAAGCTTAAGAATAATTATGCCCGTAGCAACTAAGAAACCTTCCCAGTTAATGTTGTCAAATAAATCCAATAGACTTCCTCCTTTAATTATACCTCAAACATTATAGTTAGCACTCGGTCAAATTATAGCGAAAATTGTCATCATAATTCAAGTAAAGCGTTAATACGCGACGAATGAAATGATTTTCGATATACTAAAACTACCCTGTTTAGTACGCAGTAAACGTGGGTACGATAGTGGGGGAAGGTAATTAACCCACATTAAATTAATTATCATTTAATATTGACTAAAAATAAATCGTGTACTATAATGTCATTTGTGGGCGAAAGCCGCAGGATATTTTCTAGGAGGGATTTACACATGGTAGAACGCATGGTAGGTAAACAAGCACCTCGCTTCGAAATGGAAGCAGTGATGACAAACAAAGAATTTGGCAAAGTAAGCCTTGAAGAAAATATGAAGAACGATAAATGGACAGTCCTTTTCTTCTATCCAATGGACTTTACATTCGTATGCCCAACTGAAATTACAGCACTAAGCGATCGTTTCGAAGAATTCGATGATCTTGATGCAGAAGTAATCGGTGTATCAACTGATACAATTCATACACACCTTGCATGGATTAATACAGACCGTAACGATAATGGTCTTGGTGATCTCAACTATTCACTAGCTGCAGATACAAACCACAAAGTATCAAAAGAATACGGCGTATTCATTGAAGATGAAGGTGTTGCACTTCGCGGACTATTCATCATTAACCCTGAAGGTGAGCTTCAGTACTCTGTAGTGAACCATAACAATATCGGCCGTGACGTAGACGAAACACTTCGCGTCCTTCAAGCACTACAAACTGGTGGACTTTGCCCAGCTAACTGGAAGCCAGGTCAAGAAACACTTAAATAAAATTAACCAACCCCAGAGAGCACGGCTCTCTGGGGTTTATTTTAGTTTAATTAACCTCATCATCTTGAAAAAACTCCGTACAGTTACCGCTCATTTAAAAAATTCCGAATTTTAAGCCGAATAGGTGGTTATTTATTTCGAATTCCGATATATTATGTATATTGTCACTCTATTTATCATTACATACTGTCAAAAGGTGGTGTTGGAATGGAAACGTTTAAAAGATTGAAAGACTTTTATTGGCCATATAAAAATCTTTTTCTATGGTCCGTGTTTTCCCTTCTATTTGTAACAGGTATTACCGTCCTATATCCTATGCTTCTTCAATTCACAATTGATGACGTAATTCTTAAGCAAGAATACAAATGGGTTCCGTATCTTGCATTTGGTTTTATAGGAATTATGATCGTGAAAGGGACCGCTACATTTTTTCAACAATACTTAGGAGATCTGTTTGGCGTTACCGCTGTTTACAGGCTAAGAGAGGAGCTTTATAAAAAACTGCAGTACTTGCCTTTTCGTTATTATGATAATGCAAAAACGGGAGACTTAATGTCGCGTTTAACCGCTGACGTAGAAGGATTTCGCTTTTTCTTATCGTTTGGATTTGCTCAGGTGATCAATTTTGTTCTTATCATAAGCTTTAGTTTAATCGTAATGTTTAGCTATTCAGTTCCGCTAGCTTTCGTTACGTTAGGGATGCTGCCATTTCTTGCGATTGTCGTTTATCAATTTGATAAGCGGGTCCATCCTGCATTCCGTGGGATTCGGAAGTCGATGGCACGCTTGAATACAAAAGTACAAGAAAATATTAGCGGCATTAACACCGTAAAATCGCTCTCAAGAGAAGATTTCGAAATTGATAAATTTGTAAATAGTAATACGGATTATCGTGATAACTACTTAACAACGTCTTATATTTGGGCCAAATTCTTTCCGTTAATGGAGTTTATCGGTAACTTATGTGTCGTTTTTCTTCTATCTTATGGTGGTTACCTTGTCTTTCAAAACCAACTACAGCCAGGTGAACTAGTCGCTTTCTTTAGTTTAGTCTGGTATATCATCTGGCCAATAATGAATCTTGGATTTGTCATCAATACCTTCTCTCAATCAAAAGCGTCAGGCGAAAGGTTGCTTGAAATTCTTGATGAGCCTGAAGACATTTTTGATCTCGAAGGCGCTGTTAACGTTGACCGTTTTGAAGGAAATGTAGCATTTAACAATGTAACCCATCAGTATGCTGTTGATGACGATGAAGCGTTAAAAAACATTTCATTTCATGCTCCGAAAGGGACGACGATTGGTTTATTGGGAGCAACAGGAGCTGGTAAAACGACGCTCACTCAGCTCATTGCACGTTTTTATGAACCAAATAGCGGTGAGATCATGATTGATGGTCGAAATATTAATGAGTATAGCTTGAAATCTCTCCGAAAAAATATCGGTGTCGTTCTTCAAGAAACATTTCTTTTTTCGTCAACAATCAAAGACAATATTGCTTATGGTGATCCCGATATCTCGTTTGAAGCCATTCAGGATGCTGCAAAAAGAGCACAGGCCCATGACTTTATCATGGAAATGCCAAATGGGTACGATACCGTTTTAGGAGAGCGTGGTATGGGACTTTCCGGTGGCCAAAAACAGCGGATCGCGATTGCTCGTGCAATTTTAACGGATCCAAGTATTTTAATTCTTGATGATGCCACGAGTGCAGTTGATATGCAGACGGAAGTAAAGATTCAGAAAGCATTTGAAGAAGTGATGAAAGGGAGAACAACCTTTATCATTGCGCACAGAATTTCTTCTCTTAAACACGCAGATGAAATCCTAGTATTAAATGAAGGAGAAATTGTTGAGCGAGGGAAGCATCAAGAACTGATTGAACAGAATGGATATTACCGGAGTATTTACGATATTCAATACCAAGATCGTAAGGAGATTATGGCCAAACAGACTGGTTGAAATGGGGTGAAGGCTTGAAGCAAAACCGAAGAGAACGGTTCCATTATTCGCAGGATACAGCGATTGAAAAGCAGTTTAACTGGAAACAGATGTCACGCCTCCTTGGGTATATGGACCCTTACAAGAAAAGTTTATTACCAAAAGCGATTATTTCAATGCTGCTATCAACAGCAGTTCGACTAATCGTCCCGATCTTCATCGGGGTCCTGCTGTTTGATCACGCGATAAAGAATCAAGATCAAACGTTACTTGTCCAATTGATTTTTGGCATAGCAGGCTTGTATTTGCTATCATGGATCGCCAATACGTACCGAATTAAATGGACCAATCAGCTTGGTCAATACATTATTTATGACATTAGACAGGGTTTGTTTAAGCATATTCAGAGACTTTCCCACGGCTTTTTCGATAAACGATCGGCAGGTTCTATTCTCGTTCGAATTATCAATGATGTGAACTCCATGCAGGAGCTTTTCACAAGTGGCGTTATTAACTTACTAATGGATATTGTTTTATTACTAGGGATCATTGTGATTATGTTTGTTTTAAGTCCTCAATTAACGCTCGCTATTATGATCATTTTGCCGCTTATGTTTTTGATCTCAACGAGCTTAAGAAAACGAATCCGTCGTTCCTGGCAAGATGTTCGGATCAAGCAGGCGAAAATAAATTCTCACTTAAATGAAAGTATCCAAGGAATTCGCGTTACTCAATCCTATACCCAGGAAAAAGGAAACATGGAATTTTTCCAGGGTGTAAATCAAGAGAATTACGCAAGCTGGAAAGATGCCACGCAAAAGAGTGCTATTTTTAGACCGTTTGTTGAAATGTCAAATGCAATTGGAACTGCCATTTTAATTTGGTTTGGCGTATATCTTATTCAAAATGGCATGGATTATGGTGTATTCGTAACGTTTGCTTTCTATCTAGGGATGTTCTGGGAACCAATTTCCCGTTTAGGGCAAGTTTACAATCAACTCCTCGTAGCCATGGCTTCTTCAGAAAGGATTTTTGAGTTTCTAGATGAACAACCAAATGTCCCTGAAAAGAAAAATGCAATTGAGCTCGACGAGATTAAAGGAGAAATCACATTTGAAAATGTTGAATTTTCCTATGATGAAAGTCGTAAAGCGCTCCATGAGTTAAGTTTGAAAATGCAAGCGGGTGATACGGTTGCACTTGTTGGCCTTACCGGTTCAGGAAAATCAACTATTGCAAACTTAATTAGTCGTTTCTATGATCCGACAAGTGGAACTGTTCGAATTGATGGAATGGATTTAAAAGACGTGAAACTCGATAGTTTGCGAGAGAAGGTTAGTGTCGTTCTTCAAGATACGTTCATTTTTTCCGGAACCATTATGGAAAATATCCGTTTTGGACGTCCAAGTGCAAGTGATGAAGAAGTGATTGAAGCGGCTAAAGCGGTAGGGGCTGATCACTTCATTCAGCGCTTAAGTAATGGTTATGAAACAGAAGTAGAGGAGAGAGGGAACGTTCTCTCGGTTGGTGAGAGGCAACTATTGTCCTTTGCGAGAGCGCTACTCGCTGATCCCCGTATTCTTATTTTAGATGAAGCTACTGCAAGCATTGATACAGAAACCGAGCTTAAAATTCAAGAAGCTTTGAATGTGGTCCTAGAAGGTCGAACGGCCATTATGATTGCACATAGACTTTCTACGATTCGTGAAGCGGATAATATCATCGTTCTTGACCACGGTCGAATTCTAGAACAAGGAAATCATAGTGAGTTGATGCGTAAAGGCGGAACCTACTATGAGCTTGTAAAGTCACAATTTAATATGATGGATGCTGTTTAAAAAAGAAGCCTTCTTGGCTTCTTTTTTTTGGATAGAGAATAACGAAAGGAAATTTTAATAAATGTGAACAGATTATTAACGAACAGAAAATTAATCTTACTAAAAAAGATTGTGATACTTGTCACAATCTCAGCGATGATTCATAATAAAGGTGTAAACAAGAGGTTCTCTGTTTCTATGTGCAATGATAAGGGAAGATGAGTAACAGATGATGAGAAATTGGTACAAAGGGGATGAACAATTTGGAACTAGATTCAGCGATGCTAAGTCGTCTTTTA contains:
- a CDS encoding SDR family oxidoreductase, with protein sequence MDKVAVVTGAGHGIGRGVAIAYSEQGYRVILADVNEEGCKETKRLIKEDATDIILTDVSQPEAITRLFHKVEEKYGRLDILINNAGLSEFKKMDELTVNEWDKVMNTNLRSVFLGSRAAAAVMRKNNGGSIVNIASTRASMSEPNSEAYAATKGGIVALTHALAISLADDHITVNSISPGWIEVENYDSLREVDHEQHPAKRVGKPSDIGRACLFLTNEENNFVTGENLVVDGGMTRKMIYEH
- the cbpB gene encoding cyclic-di-AMP-binding protein CbpB; the protein is MAKHMEIPNLYETGIEDLVISAEKVAHVQLTNPLEHAMLILIKSGYSSIPVLDTEYRLKGLISQPLILDSILGIERIEFEKLSELVVQEVMNTDIPCINEKDGFFKGLKLAIDHPFLCVVDDENIFKGILTRRALLKFVNRYLHESSVRQS
- a CDS encoding MDR family MFS transporter, which produces MKSLTNQISYSIRKKETNRPLVLGAIIIGMFMAAIEGTIVSTAMPGIVGDLGGFSTFSWVFSAYLLMSAITVLIFGKLSDLFGRKPVYTIGVVIFLIGSLLCGFAESMEALILFRLIQGIGAGAVQPIALTIVGDMYTMEERAKIQGYLASVWGISAIAGPALGGVFVQYLDWAWVFWMNIPLGILSLIGIVLLLHESIDKERKSIDYAGAALILVSISALMVVLIEGGVHWAWTSAPTLILVSISIVAMVLFFRVERKVKEPLMPLGIWRDPVIAISNSVTFTTGMILIGVSSFLPTFVQGVMEEPPIIAGFTLTTMSIGWPIASTIAGKLVIKIGFRVTSVLGGIALISGSTIYLLMTPALGPIFAGVGSFFMGVGMGLTSTTFIVAIQSAVSWKQRGIATASNMFMRTLGSAVGAALLGGILNSRLQKYLANHTSSDEVNINTANQLLDEAKRKSLDPTVLELLQSGLTTSLKWVYGGVAVFALISFVLVLFLPKKATKSTSKEKELHHE
- a CDS encoding VOC family protein; the encoded protein is MIIDYLRLHHVQICIPTGKEEKAKQFYIETLGFVEIEKPEALKKNGGFWLKGANIELHIGTEDTIVPGKRHPAFEINNLNEVRGYLEKRNITIQEEIPIEGFQRFSFYDPFRNRIEFISRIAKPDS
- a CDS encoding sulfite exporter TauE/SafE family protein, whose amino-acid sequence is MEMIFMDSLFLFGIGLIATFVGTLSGSGGLINMPSMMLLGLPIHSIISANKFSNMLSSFSSFYVLLKRKELSMKEALKTGPIALCGGVLGGLFASLLSEQALQIFAGTMLVLALVLSFMKKKQSTHSSHKVPVQSLPFIGLIGWYDGTFGPGQATLQMHLFRQSGIAYLTSIGLTRFNTFLSCTGAVIVYLLNGHLNIAIALPLAAGSITGAQLSVRMANKLSFRQVNWLLRSMTILLIFQVCYSLIKTQF
- a CDS encoding LysR family transcriptional regulator yields the protein MSSEYQVLSILAEEGNMRRAAERLYVSQPALSQRLQSIEKAWGVPIFLRSQRGLTITPAGERIIAFANDTIRREEKVFEALTALSSEVHGTLKLAVASIIGQYWLPAVLKKFVEHYPSVKISLVTGWSSDILRYLYEDDIHIGIIRGKPDWRGRSQYLLSDELYLVDTAIQSMEELKETEKPFIQFKSDSTYFQEIQEWWQTQSFAPPKKTIVVDQIETCKQMALNGIGYAILPSISITENDKEYFRIPLKDGEGLPLKRDTWLLTNDTAMQLKQVQKFVELLSE
- the dapD gene encoding 2,3,4,5-tetrahydropyridine-2,6-dicarboxylate N-acetyltransferase, with the translated sequence MKMMDANEIISFIQNSEKSTPVKVHIKGNLEGIDFGSNTKSFITGNTGVLFGEWKDIKKALESEASNIEDYVVENDRRNSAIPMLDLKGIQARIEPGAVIRDQVEIGNNAVIMMGAMINIGSVVGEGTMIDMNVVLGGRATVGKNCHIGAGSVLAGVIEPPSASPVIIEDDVVIGANAVVLEGVKVGKGSVVAAGAIVTEDVPEYTLVAGTPARVLKKIDDQTRSKTEIKKELRQLQND
- a CDS encoding N-acetyldiaminopimelate deacetylase, which translates into the protein MDITSVRRDLHRIPELGFKEFKTQRYLLHFIENLPQDRLQVKTWRTGILVLVNGENPSKTIGYRTDIDGLPIKEETEYEFQSEHDGYMHACGHDFHMTIALSILEYYATHRLKDNLLFVFQPAEEGPGGALPMLDSEEFKAWKPDQMIALHIAPEYPVGTIATRPGLLFANTSELFIDLTGKGGHAAYPHHTRDMVVAASHLVTQFQSIVARNVDPLDSAVVTVGKIDGGTKQNIIAEKARLEGTIRTLSADSMSKVKDRIEAIVRGIEASFECEASIDYGSNYYQVNNTPELVKMFMDKMKRLSDVSLVECREAMTGEDFGYFLKEIPGFMFWLGVNSSSGLHTSTLKPDESAIETAHHALTSYLNEIAN